TGGTGTCTTCGCAAACAACATAATAACACAAGTGCTTGGTGGGACTTTTTATTTACTTAAGTGGTGCATTTCATATTACATTTTTTACCACTATATATTAAACCTGTTTCACGACATCCCAATCTTGATAAAAAACCATAGCAGTGGTAATATTTAAACATGACACTTGAACAACTGGGTTGGGACAGCAGGTTTGAAGAGGTATTTGAACCTTTCAGAAAAGACGGGCTTAATCCCGCGCGCGTTATAGCGGAGCACAGGGAAAGATATATATTACATACAGGCGAAGCCGAAATAGCCGGCGAAGTATCCGGTAAATTTATGTTTACCGCGCAGACGCCTTCGGAATACCCAAAAACAGGCGACTGGGTCGCTGCATCCGTTTTTCCGGAGGAAAGCAAAGCCATAATACACAACCTTGTGCCGCGTCACACCTATTTTTCAAGAAAAGCCGCCGGTATAAAAACTGTTGAACAGGTTATGGCTTCAAACATTAACACTATTTTTATTGTCCAGGGGCTTGATAATAATTACAACCCCATGCGCCTTTTAAGATACGCGGCTTCAATTGAAGGCACCGGAATATCTCCGGTTGTTGTCCTGAATAAATCCGACCTTAATCCCGACGCCGCGCAGATACTTGAAAAAACAAAAGAACTTCTGCTCTCTATACCCGTTCTTGAAATAAGCGCGAAAACGGGTAATCATATGTCAGAGCTTAAAAGTTTCATGCGCGAAGGCATGACATCCGTCTTTGTCGGGTCATCAGGCGCGGGAAAATCAACCATAATAAACAGCCTTGCCGGAAAGCAGGTCGCGCAGACCCACGAAGTCCGCGAGGACGATTCCAGAGGAAGGCATACAACTGTGGCGCGCCAGCTTTATTTTATAGATAACTGCGGAATGGTAATAGACACCCCCGGCATAAGGGAGCTGCAGCTTTGGGATGATGACGGAAAATCCGCGCCCGAATTTGATATTGTCCTTCAATACGCGCAGAAATGCAGGTTTAAAGACTGCCTTCACGAAAACGAACCGGGCTGCGCCGTTAAAGAGGCCGCGGATAAAGGATTAATACCCCCGGAAATACTAAAGAGTTATTTTAAATTGAAAAAAGAGATGGAATACACAAGGTCAAAGGTTGATGAAGCCGCCGCGCTGGAAAGAAAACAAAAAGAAAAGAAATTCGGAAAATACGTCAAAAATGTCCTTAAAGATATAAAAGAAGTAAAAGGCAGATAATAAAAAAGGCCGGAGCGTCTGCTCCGGCCTTTAAATTTAAAAGTTATTTATTCTTTTGGTTCCGGAAGGGGTTTTCCCGCTACAAGTTTTATCTCCCCTTTAAGCCTTTTTAAGTTAAACTTTAAATCCTTGTCATTCTTTTTTACTTTTCTCTTCAACTCTAAAACCGCGTCCTTGTTGTCTTTCTGGTATTTAAGCGCGTCTATTAACTTGTCAATATTGTCTTTTTTGGATTTGATGATTTCTTTAATCTTTTTAAAAACAACCACATCTTCGCCCGCGGTGGTCTTGTAAACTTCAAGCCACAGCAGCATTTCATCCATCATTTCCTGCGCTTCATATATCTCTTCTTTAGGTTCAAAATAAAGCACCTCTTTTGAAGTCACTTCTTCGCTGCCGCTTTCGCTTTCTTTAACCCCGCGCCCTGCCAGTTCGCTTGTACGCTCATTGCTATAACTTGAACTTACAATTTCCTGCCTTATCGCTTTTACACCGTCTTCCACAAGTACGGAAACATCCTCTGATGCAGTTACCACCCTCTGGTCAAAGCCATTCTCTTCCGTGTTTTCCGGTATGTAGGCATAAACCGCCGCCGCAGTAAGAACCGCAAGCACCGCCGTTACCGCTGTTTTTAGTCTCATTTTTCTGTTCCTCCTTTTCATTTTTTACTTCTGTCTATTTGACGGAAGCAACCCATTTTTTGTTTACTTCAGTTAAAGGCATATATTGGAATTACTTTTTTAGCTCCCGCTTTAAGTTTAAGATTAAATGGCAGTTCCCTCTTCCCGGATACCGTATCAAGCGTTACTTTCACGGTCTTTTTCCCGGGTTCATAATACTTTCTTATCATAATAAACCTTGAAGGCAGCGTCCTCCAGCTTCTGGTATCCGCCTGTTCCGACGCGTAAGTGTAAATATTCATCAGCAGGCTCATCGTGCTGTTTTTTCCGTTATTAGACAGCGCCTGAGATGCAAAATATTTGGCCGCAGCCCTTGCCACCGCTTTCGCGTATATAAGTCCGTTTTTATGTTCCAGGTTTTTCATGGCTATTGCAGAAATATTTTCCGCGTCAAAACCGGAATCTGTTCCATCCACCGCCACTGAATTTACCACGCTTCCCCTTGGCACAAAGGAAGGAAAAGCCACTTTAATCACATACGGCTTTCCGTTTTTATCTTTTGTTGCCGCGTTTACATTTTTACTTACTTTATACGGCGCCATTCCGTCATACACCACAAATATAACTTCCGCTTTTGACCTGGCTTCCGCGTGCTTTGTATATGCCTGAATACCAAATTCTTTTTTATACCTTTCCACATCGTCATAAAACCTTACCGCTTCCGCCGTCCTTAGAATATCCTGCTTAACCCTTCCCGGTATTTCCGTGCCGTAAAGGGAGGCGTAATTGGTATAACCTTCAAGGCTCTTTTTGTAATCTATGTACGCGTCGTTGTAGTCGCCTTTTAATTCAAACGCAATAGCAGACAGGTACCTTGCAAAAGCGTCCTGTTTATATATTGATTTGCCCTCATAGCGGTCATTTATAAGATTAAGCCTATTGTTTACTTTTCGCGCCTCTACCTGCGCGCCGGACGCGTCCCCGGCATACAGAAAATTTAGGCACTTTAAAACATTAATCATAACCTGTTCAAAATCCTCGCCTTCGTACGGAAGGCTCATGTCATTTGTCAGAAAAGAGCCTATATGCTGCGTGGCGCTTTTTGTATAAAGCGATTCCACTTTAAGCTCCGCCTCTTCAAGGTATTTAGTGCTTTCTTTATATTCACCCATCATCTGCAATATGGAGCCTTTGTCAAAATAATAAAGCAGCTCGTGTTCGCCTTTATAATTATTTTTTGACTCTTCAATTATTTTATCAGCTTCCGCAAACTGCCCGGCCCCCATATGTACGTCCACTTTTTTGTAGAAATTCATCGCGGCACATCCGCCCATAAAAAGGGCGGTAAGTGCCGCGATGGCTATTAAACGTTTCATGTTAAATTAGAATCCTATTCCCGGCTTATCTATTACTTTCTTTATCTTTTTCTGTCCTACCCACGCTTTTTCATTATTTTCCGTGTCAAAAAGTTCAAGGTCTATCTGGTAGAAAATTACCTTTTTGCCGGCAGCCGCGTCAGAGATTGATGTAATTACGCCTTTAAGCATGAAATCAGCGGCGGTTTCTTTTTTAAACTTCTTTGCCGTGGTTTCAGACGAATATTCCTGCATGTCCGCGCGTTCGTCCCTTATTTCTTCCCTTTCCGATTTGCTGGCCACAAAACGCACATCGCCGGAATTGGTAAGTTCCCTTTCAATATCTTTTCTGAATGTTTCCACTTCAATGTGCTCGTCAGTTTTATTTCTGATATCGCCCACTATTACCCTTGGTTCTTTTCCTGTTTCCTTTAAGAACCTTCTAAGCCACGGCCTTTCAAGCATCTCTTTAACCATCTGTTCGGATACAAGCTGTGAATCAGTGTCATTCCACCTTCCGGACAAATCCATAACTGTGTCTGTTTCAACCCTTTTAACCGATGTTCCCGCGCATGAAATTGCCACCATGGCGATTGCAAGTACCGCAAAAATCATTGCCAACTTCTTCATAACGCCTTCCTCCTTTATAAAATGTTTTTAATTAAAATCTGATGTGTATTCCGCCCTGAAGCCCAAGGTTATCAATTTTGTTTGTTTCGCCCCACGCCGTTTTAAACGGGTCTGCCATATCGGAAAAACTTCTCATGTAAACCATTCCAAGGTTTATTCCAAGCGCGTTTTCAAGCGCAACATCAACACCCGCGTCAAAATGCCCTGCCATAACTGTTTTGTCAAGCGCGCCCACATAAGTCATACCGGCCGCGATGTAAGGGGTAATTGTAGTAGGCATAAAGAACCATTTTACTGATAAATCCGCTGTGATTCCCGGGAAAAACGCACCGGCGCCAAGCGCTATCTGGAAATTGGGGTTAATGTTATAACCGTAAGCCACGCCCGCGATTAAAGGCATTCCGCCGACAATTGCAAGGTCATTCGGCCTCATATCCCTTGGGTAATAGGTCCGCTCCGCGTCCTGATTTGTGGCCATTAATTTTTCCACCTTGTCAGTTACAGAACCCTTAAATCCGCCTTCCGCATTTTCAGTCACACCCGCAAAAACAGCCGCCGCAAAAACCGAGAAAACCGCTAAAAACAACACACTTTTTACTCTTTTCATTTCCTTGCCCTCCTTTTTTTGATTGGAATTTAAATATATCATAAAATATTGTAAAAGTGAACTGCCTAATCTTGCCGTTTTTTATCCTGTAACTTTTTTGTTTTGTATAAATATATGACGGCAAAGGCCGTATTTTGGTTTACATATAATAAAAAAAATTTATCTATTACAGACCGAATGCCGGCACGCTATCCCTGTTATGAAAGATACAATTTCTCGTGCTGTTTTACCATTAAATCCGCGTTAAACTGAGAAAGGTACTGTGCCGACCGCGGCTTATACCCGCTTTTTTTGGACATTTCTTCTATTATATACGCGGCGGCAGAATCATAATCCGAAGGTTTAAACAGATACCCCGCGCCCAAACCCTTAATAATCTCCCTGTTGCCGTAAACATCAGAGGCCACGCAGATTTTTCCGGCAGCCGCGGCCTGTGCCAGCGTGCACGGAAGCCCTTCCCACAGTGAAGTTAAAATGAATAAATCACACGCCGCCATGAATTCTTCGGGTTTTTCCACCCAACCCGATAATTCCACATTATTATTTAATTCATAACGGGATATCAGTTCTTCCGCTTTTTGCCTAAGCGGGCCGTCACCCGCGAATTTGAAAATCACTTTCGGGTTTTTTTCTATAACCCTTTTTGCGATTTCAATAAACGCAAGCGGGTTCTTTTGTTTTTTTAGATTTCCTATCATACCAACCACATACTGCCCCGTTTTTATACCGTATTTCTTTTTAAATACTTTCCCCAAAGCAGCGGTTTTTTTAAACTTTTCAAGTTCCACACCCGCCCTGATTACCGTATATTTGCCCGCCTTTCCAACGCCCATCTTTATGCCGTAATCAACAACGTCTTCGCCCACCGCTATCAAATCATCTGTTATTAAAGCCATGGATATCTCTAAAAATCTGTATATGGAGCGCATTAAAAAATTCTGATATTCATGAAAAGAAAAGCCGTGTATGGTGTGGACTATTTTCTTAACCCCGGCAAGCCACGCGGCTTTTCTTCCCAGTATCCCTGCCTTGGAAGAATGCGTGTGGACAATATCTATTTTATTATCTTTAAAATATCTCATCAATTTAAAGACGGCTTTTGCGTCATCAAAAGGGCTTATTGGGTGCTTTATCTCTTTCCATAACTGATATGTAACGCCGGATTTTTCAGACTGAATCTGTCTGTCCATATAGCCGCCCCTGCCTGCTATAAGGTGGACATTAAATTTCTTTTTATCAAGCTTCTCCGCAAGATAAAGCGCCACTTTCTGCGCCCCTCCCAAATCAAGCCTTGTAATTACTATTGCTATATTTTTTTTCATATATTACCCGGCTTCCCCTGCTTTTTTTCCCGCTTCAAACCCTTCCATTATAGCGTCTTCCATGGATGAATATTCCCATCTGCCCCAGCGGCCGGCAAGAATCACGCCCTGCGCGCTTAACTTTTTTTCCAGCTCCGGCACTGTGCTGTCCCTGTAATTATCATATATCACATACGCGTCAGGTAATAACAGCGGAAGTGTTGTTTTTATATCGCTTTTCTTTGCCAGCACTTTCATTTTTATAAGCGCGTTTATTATTTCCGCGTTAATGTTTTTTGGAACCGCGCCCTTTATTGACACTTCCGCAAACACAGAACTTAAACCCGCAGGCGCATTATAAGGTGAAAACGTGTGCGGAAAGCCTATCCTGTAAAAAGGGTATTCAGGTTCCGGCACGTATGTCCAGTTGATATCCGTCGGTTCCTTTGATTTGAAACCCGCATTAAGCGAATACACGGTACGGGCTTTAAGCCCGGATGCGGCTTTTATATACCCGGCATTTCCTGTTATTTTTAAAAACT
This is a stretch of genomic DNA from Candidatus Goldiibacteriota bacterium. It encodes these proteins:
- the rsgA gene encoding ribosome small subunit-dependent GTPase A; translation: MTLEQLGWDSRFEEVFEPFRKDGLNPARVIAEHRERYILHTGEAEIAGEVSGKFMFTAQTPSEYPKTGDWVAASVFPEESKAIIHNLVPRHTYFSRKAAGIKTVEQVMASNINTIFIVQGLDNNYNPMRLLRYAASIEGTGISPVVVLNKSDLNPDAAQILEKTKELLLSIPVLEISAKTGNHMSELKSFMREGMTSVFVGSSGAGKSTIINSLAGKQVAQTHEVREDDSRGRHTTVARQLYFIDNCGMVIDTPGIRELQLWDDDGKSAPEFDIVLQYAQKCRFKDCLHENEPGCAVKEAADKGLIPPEILKSYFKLKKEMEYTRSKVDEAAALERKQKEKKFGKYVKNVLKDIKEVKGR
- a CDS encoding glycosyltransferase family 4 protein translates to MKKNIAIVITRLDLGGAQKVALYLAEKLDKKKFNVHLIAGRGGYMDRQIQSEKSGVTYQLWKEIKHPISPFDDAKAVFKLMRYFKDNKIDIVHTHSSKAGILGRKAAWLAGVKKIVHTIHGFSFHEYQNFLMRSIYRFLEISMALITDDLIAVGEDVVDYGIKMGVGKAGKYTVIRAGVELEKFKKTAALGKVFKKKYGIKTGQYVVGMIGNLKKQKNPLAFIEIAKRVIEKNPKVIFKFAGDGPLRQKAEELISRYELNNNVELSGWVEKPEEFMAACDLFILTSLWEGLPCTLAQAAAAGKICVASDVYGNREIIKGLGAGYLFKPSDYDSAAAYIIEEMSKKSGYKPRSAQYLSQFNADLMVKQHEKLYLS
- a CDS encoding penicillin-binding protein activator LpoB, yielding MKKLAMIFAVLAIAMVAISCAGTSVKRVETDTVMDLSGRWNDTDSQLVSEQMVKEMLERPWLRRFLKETGKEPRVIVGDIRNKTDEHIEVETFRKDIERELTNSGDVRFVASKSEREEIRDERADMQEYSSETTAKKFKKETAADFMLKGVITSISDAAAGKKVIFYQIDLELFDTENNEKAWVGQKKIKKVIDKPGIGF